A genomic segment from Ciona intestinalis chromosome 10, KH, whole genome shotgun sequence encodes:
- the LOC101243346 gene encoding UPF0764 protein C16orf89 homolog yields the protein MKSMLITDMKPATDFNEESSDYCMSTLFGLEKHKKCSVELCWKNMTVLGQDQYYSTHEIIWLNLGQKVGCLDKMNILARRDGYRDVHDIVKRLCAGVVIEMNAEYQSGIVCPGAKDIFVEQGALCGGIGFVDALHPKHLLSVLDWQDPVSGCFKDEEDCESDFDLKLYRIMENQKHIWKSRKLLVDSSVENMCSTHLTGVATGYLAASLRLFYDPYYINNRLALHSIPQILEQIPPKSIPVDTQLTMNITLCYGLLFAFVILSLLVIIKKRKAIFRGKSIII from the exons ATGAAGTCAATGTTGATCACTGATATGAAACCAGCAacag attttaatgAAGAAAGCAGTGACTACTGCATGTCCACCCTGTTTGGCTTGGAAAAACACAAGAAATGTTCAGTTGAATTATGCTGGAAAAATATGACTGTGCTTGGTCAAGACCAATATTATTCAACTCATGAAATCATATGGCTTAACCTTGGCCAAAAA gTTGGGTGTTTAGATAAAATGAATATTCTGGCAAGAAGAGATGGTTATCGTGATGTTCATGACATCGTCAAAAGACTCTGTGCTGGCGTGGTAATTGAAATGAATGCAGAATACCAAAGTGGGATAGTTTGTCCTGGAGCTAAAGACATATTTGTTGAACAAG GTGCGCTTTGTGGTGGTATTGGTTTTGTTGATGCCCTTCATCCAAAGCACCTTCTGTCTGTACTTGATTGGCAAGACCCCGTAAGTGGTTGTTTTAAAGACGAAGAAGATTGTGAAAGCGATTTTGACTTAAAATTATATCGGATTATGGAAAATCAAAA gCATATTTGGAAATCAAGAAAACTTTTAGTTGATTCTTCGGTGGAAA ATATGTGCAGTACACACTTAACTGGAGTTGCAACCGGGTATCTTGCTGCTAGTCTGCGGTTATTTTATGATCcctattatattaataatagaTTAGCACTGCACAGTATCCCACAAATATTAGAACAAATTCCACCAAAATCAATACCAGTTGATACACAACTGACCATGAACATAACATTGTGCTATGGTCTGCTCTTtgcttttgtaattttaagtttattggttattataaaaaagagGAAAGCAATTTTCAGGGGAAaaagtattattatttaa
- the LOC101243328 gene encoding UPF0764 protein C16orf89 homolog isoform X2 yields the protein MWKWKNSFIPVFILLGLGFLGDCTSNQDRVTKRFTQTKNGKHIELSIDNVLLALEKSDSFFARNKESATVDLAFGMQMMNGELVRLLQLINNGLNYEFGKNKTLLIRIKNLQHSVNTHVQESLKHIKVLNERYYKNFEPVILEPWMPYQFSPQFTFVDEVNVITDMKPATVFNERDSDYCMSTLLGLNQYKKCSVELCWKTMTKIGQFGYYSTHQILWINLGQKIGCLDKMNILARGDGYRDVNEITKILCAGVVIEMNAEYQSGMTCLLEKDLFTEQGAVCGGIGFVDALHPMHLLSVLDWQDPVNGCYKVDVKCEPKSEPKMFSFLKDQKHVWNSRKLLEDSLIENKCRCRLLLVVARGYLVF from the exons ATGTGGAAATggaaaaacagttttataccTGTTTTCATATTACTGGGTCTTGGGTTTCTTGGAGATTGTACATCAAACCAGGATAGAGTAACGAAAAGatttacacaaacaaaaaatggaaaacatATTGAATTATCCATCGATAATGTTCTGCTTGCATTGGAAAAATCTGATTCATTTTTCGCAAGAAATAAGGAGTCCGCTACAGTGGATCTTGCATTTGGAATGCAGATGATGAATG GGGAGCTTGTAAGACTTCTGCAActaattaacaatggtttgaATTATgagtttggtaaaaacaaaacgcTTCTCATTCGAATAAAGAACCTACAGCATTCAGTCAACACCCATGTCCAAGAATCACTTAAACACATTAAAGTATTAAATGAACG gtattataaaaattttgaaccTGTTATCCTTGAACCATGGATGCCATACCAGTTTTCACCGCAATTTACATTTGTTGATGAAGTCAATGTTATCACTGATATGAAACCAGCAAcag tttttaatgAAAGAGACAGTGACTACTGCATGTCCACCCTGCTTGGCTTGAACCAATACAAGAAATGTTCAGTTGAATTATGCTGGAAAACAATGACTAAAATCGGTCAGTTTGGATATTATTCAACTCATCAGATATTATGGATAAACCTTGGTCAAAAA ATCGGCTGTTTAGATAAAATGAATATTCTTGCAAGAGGAGATGGTTATCGTGATGTTAATGAAATCACCAAAATACTCTGTGCTGGTGTGGTAATTGAAATGAATGCAGAATACCAAAGTGGAATGACTTGCCTCTTAGAAAAAGACCTGTTTACCGAGCAAG GTGCTGTTTGTGGTGGTATTGGTTTTGTTGATGCCCTTCATCCAATGCACCTTCTATCTGTACTTGATTGGCAAGACCCAGTAAATGGTTGCTATAAAGTGGATGTCAAATGTGAACCCAAATCTGAGccaaaaatgtttagtttcTTAAAAGATCAAAA GCATGTTTGGAATTCAAGAAAACTTTTGGAAGATTCTTTAATAGAAA ATAAATGCAGGTGCAGACTTTTACTGGTGGTTGCAAGAGGATATCTTGTCTTCTAG
- the LOC101243328 gene encoding UPF0764 protein C16orf89 homolog isoform X1, with product MWKWKNSFIPVFILLGLGFLGDCTSNQDRVTKRFTQTKNGKHIELSIDNVLLALEKSDSFFARNKESATVDLAFGMQMMNGELVRLLQLINNGLNYEFGKNKTLLIRIKNLQHSVNTHVQESLKHIKVLNERYYKNFEPVILEPWMPYQFSPQFTFVDEVNVITDMKPATVFNERDSDYCMSTLLGLNQYKKCSVELCWKTMTKIGQFGYYSTHQILWINLGQKIGCLDKMNILARGDGYRDVNEITKILCAGVVIEMNAEYQSGMTCLLEKDLFTEQGAVCGGIGFVDALHPMHLLSVLDWQDPVNGCYKVDVKCEPKSEPKMFSFLKDQKHVWNSRKLLEDSLIESKNVITNLINSYQLFTRVFISLEKCIT from the exons ATGTGGAAATggaaaaacagttttataccTGTTTTCATATTACTGGGTCTTGGGTTTCTTGGAGATTGTACATCAAACCAGGATAGAGTAACGAAAAGatttacacaaacaaaaaatggaaaacatATTGAATTATCCATCGATAATGTTCTGCTTGCATTGGAAAAATCTGATTCATTTTTCGCAAGAAATAAGGAGTCCGCTACAGTGGATCTTGCATTTGGAATGCAGATGATGAATG GGGAGCTTGTAAGACTTCTGCAActaattaacaatggtttgaATTATgagtttggtaaaaacaaaacgcTTCTCATTCGAATAAAGAACCTACAGCATTCAGTCAACACCCATGTCCAAGAATCACTTAAACACATTAAAGTATTAAATGAACG gtattataaaaattttgaaccTGTTATCCTTGAACCATGGATGCCATACCAGTTTTCACCGCAATTTACATTTGTTGATGAAGTCAATGTTATCACTGATATGAAACCAGCAAcag tttttaatgAAAGAGACAGTGACTACTGCATGTCCACCCTGCTTGGCTTGAACCAATACAAGAAATGTTCAGTTGAATTATGCTGGAAAACAATGACTAAAATCGGTCAGTTTGGATATTATTCAACTCATCAGATATTATGGATAAACCTTGGTCAAAAA ATCGGCTGTTTAGATAAAATGAATATTCTTGCAAGAGGAGATGGTTATCGTGATGTTAATGAAATCACCAAAATACTCTGTGCTGGTGTGGTAATTGAAATGAATGCAGAATACCAAAGTGGAATGACTTGCCTCTTAGAAAAAGACCTGTTTACCGAGCAAG GTGCTGTTTGTGGTGGTATTGGTTTTGTTGATGCCCTTCATCCAATGCACCTTCTATCTGTACTTGATTGGCAAGACCCAGTAAATGGTTGCTATAAAGTGGATGTCAAATGTGAACCCAAATCTGAGccaaaaatgtttagtttcTTAAAAGATCAAAA GCATGTTTGGAATTCAAGAAAACTTTTGGAAGATTCTTTAATAGAAAGTAAGAATGTAATAACTAACTTAATTAATTCATATCAGCTTTTTACCAgggtttttatttcattagaAAAATGTATTACTTAA
- the LOC104266141 gene encoding uncharacterized protein LOC104266141 isoform X3, protein MMNSMIETCIIMIREKEQIEQAQNAADPSEESNGVNSKSHAAATSVQTSSTLVRPLFARQNTVTKNRPEKLSFTRLSDSDSTTVDTPSPTTPTAGKAKKRFLKTLSRHKDIEVLKEERNELL, encoded by the exons ATGATGAACTCTATGATAGAAACTTGCATAATCATGATCCGTGAGAAGGAACAAATTGAACAAGCACAGAATGCTGCAGACCCAAGTGAAG AAAGTAACGGCGTTAACTCTAAAAGCCACGCAGCAGCAACTTCAGTACAAACCAGTAGCACCCTCGTGCGCCCTCTGTTCGCTCGACAGAACACAGTTACGAAAAATCGACCCGAGAAACTCAGCTTTACCCGTCTTTCTGACTCTG ATAGCACCACAGTTGACACACCAAGCCCAACCACACCTACAGCTGGAAAGgcaaaaaaaagatttctaAAAACACTCAGCAGACATAAAGATATTGAGGTACTAAAAGAAGAAAGAAATGAATTATTGTGA
- the LOC104266141 gene encoding uncharacterized protein LOC104266141 isoform X5 produces the protein MLQTQVKKVTALTLKATQQQLQYKPVAPSCALCSLDRTQLRKIDPRNSALPVFLTLQRSPNLPIKIAPQLTHQAQPHLQLERQKKDF, from the exons ATGCTGCAGACCCAAGTGAAG AAAGTAACGGCGTTAACTCTAAAAGCCACGCAGCAGCAACTTCAGTACAAACCAGTAGCACCCTCGTGCGCCCTCTGTTCGCTCGACAGAACACAGTTACGAAAAATCGACCCGAGAAACTCAGCTTTACCCGTCTTTCTGACTCTG CAGAGAAGTCCTAATCTACCGATAAAG ATAGCACCACAGTTGACACACCAAGCCCAACCACACCTACAGCTGGAAAGgcaaaaaaaagatttctaA
- the LOC104266141 gene encoding uncharacterized protein LOC104266141 isoform X4, whose product MMNSMIETCIIMIREKEQIEQAQNAADPSEESNGVNSKSHAAATSVQTSSTLVRPLFARQNTVTKNRPEKLSFTRLSDSDKQLLFDKAATLTSDDSVNLDEKSFFLRLCAGSQSRSPSDR is encoded by the exons ATGATGAACTCTATGATAGAAACTTGCATAATCATGATCCGTGAGAAGGAACAAATTGAACAAGCACAGAATGCTGCAGACCCAAGTGAAG AAAGTAACGGCGTTAACTCTAAAAGCCACGCAGCAGCAACTTCAGTACAAACCAGTAGCACCCTCGTGCGCCCTCTGTTCGCTCGACAGAACACAGTTACGAAAAATCGACCCGAGAAACTCAGCTTTACCCGTCTTTCTGACTCTG ACAAACAGCTGCTTTTCGATAAAGCGGCCACTTTGACATCTGATGATAGCGTAAATTTAgacgaaaaaagttttttcttaCGGCTGTGCGCCGGGAGTCAATCACGCAGTCCCTCTGACAG ATAG
- the LOC104266141 gene encoding uncharacterized protein LOC104266141 isoform X2 encodes MMNSMIETCIIMIREKEQIEQAQNAADPSEESNGVNSKSHAAATSVQTSSTLVRPLFARQNTVTKNRPEKLSFTRLSDSDKQLLFDKAATLTSDDSVNLDEKSFFLRLCAGSQSRSPSDREVLIYR; translated from the exons ATGATGAACTCTATGATAGAAACTTGCATAATCATGATCCGTGAGAAGGAACAAATTGAACAAGCACAGAATGCTGCAGACCCAAGTGAAG AAAGTAACGGCGTTAACTCTAAAAGCCACGCAGCAGCAACTTCAGTACAAACCAGTAGCACCCTCGTGCGCCCTCTGTTCGCTCGACAGAACACAGTTACGAAAAATCGACCCGAGAAACTCAGCTTTACCCGTCTTTCTGACTCTG ACAAACAGCTGCTTTTCGATAAAGCGGCCACTTTGACATCTGATGATAGCGTAAATTTAgacgaaaaaagttttttcttaCGGCTGTGCGCCGGGAGTCAATCACGCAGTCCCTCTGACAG AGAAGTCCTAATCTACCGATAA
- the LOC104266141 gene encoding uncharacterized protein LOC104266141 isoform X1, translating to MMNSMIETCIIMIREKEQIEQAQNAADPSEESNGVNSKSHAAATSVQTSSTLVRPLFARQNTVTKNRPEKLSFTRLSDSDKQLLFDKAATLTSDDSVNLDEKSFFLRLCAGSQSRSPSDSREVLIYR from the exons ATGATGAACTCTATGATAGAAACTTGCATAATCATGATCCGTGAGAAGGAACAAATTGAACAAGCACAGAATGCTGCAGACCCAAGTGAAG AAAGTAACGGCGTTAACTCTAAAAGCCACGCAGCAGCAACTTCAGTACAAACCAGTAGCACCCTCGTGCGCCCTCTGTTCGCTCGACAGAACACAGTTACGAAAAATCGACCCGAGAAACTCAGCTTTACCCGTCTTTCTGACTCTG ACAAACAGCTGCTTTTCGATAAAGCGGCCACTTTGACATCTGATGATAGCGTAAATTTAgacgaaaaaagttttttcttaCGGCTGTGCGCCGGGAGTCAATCACGCAGTCCCTCTGACAG CAGAGAAGTCCTAATCTACCGATAA
- the LOC100182513 gene encoding D-glutamate cyclase, mitochondrial-like: protein MVTFYIGCSFSFNKIMLENSLLTPSAKCVSMYKTNIECYPSGPFKCKTIVSMRAMHKDKLSQIHQITSPLKDVHGAPIHYGNPSAIGIPNLKDCFAGKTTDFDADEIPVFWACGMTAFEAISTAGLELAFTHGPGSVFLTDVLQENIKEAKDPKELCEVIEYSPGMYSALSKHAVDKLEALDKIVQCDLGKRGIDQLIVEGDFIKAALALSHANKVAIVTGAPVHQTHEQPDETDGLPGVISLAAALQSLDKTIDVLADSYSFTVIQKIISKCVKTGLLKSPVTVIQAQDLSMVYQKDVPKYDVVVAAYSIQDLSSEIKQLTKDITDATKFPNVVAITLVHKSEKKPTDNINKSNEIHAGLTIQTANLNLAFWSMSWSLYTLMSCPIHERYVRKAIGFPMDVAGMMKKWLPSIDTVKKTKSIMQECYTADTTGNTFNVLENLLVEMEQIADKK from the exons ATGGTAACGTTCTACATCGGCTGCAGTTTCTCATTCAACAAAATCATGCTGGAAAACAGCTTACTTACACCAAGCGCGAAGTGCGTCTCAATGTATAAGACGAATATTGAATGTTACCCCAGCGGTCCTTTCAAATGTAAAACCATCGTAAGCATGAGGGCTATGCACAAGGATAAATTGTCGCAGATACACCAGATCACGTCCCCACTAAAAGATGTACACGGTGCACCAATACATTATGGAAATCCAA GTGCAATTGGGATCCCTAATCTTAAGGATTGTTTTGCCGGTAAAACTACCGATTTCGACGCTGATGAAATTCCAGTGTTTTGGGCTTGTGGTATGACTGCTTTTGAAGCGATATCTACTGCAGGTTTAGAGTTGGCTTTTACGCATGGACCTGGATCTGTCTTTCTAACTGACGTTCTCCAAGAGAATATAAAGGAAGCAAAAGACCCGAAAGAGTTGTGCGAAGTTATAGAATACAGTCCTGGCATGTACAGCGCGTTGTCAAAGCATGCTGTCGATAAATTGGAAGCGTTGGATAAGATCGTACAGTGTGATCTTGGTAAGAGAGGAATTGATCAGCTTATCGTGGAAGGAGATTTCATCAAAGCTGCTCTTGCTCTTTCTCATGCCAACAAAGTTGCCATAGTAACAGGAGCACCGGTGCATCAAACCCACGAGCAACCTGATGAGACAGATGGTCTGCCAG GTGTGATTAGTTTGGCTGCCGCTCTACAATCTCTGGATAAAACCATTGACGTGCTAGCAGACTCCTACAGCTTCACAGTAATCCAGAAGATTATTTCAAAATGTGTAAAAACAGGGTTGCTCAAAAGCCCAGTTACAGTTATCCAAGCACAGGATCTTAGTATGGTGTACCAGAAAGATGTTCCGAAGTACGACGTAGTAGTTGCTGCCTATAGCATTCAAGATTTAAGTTCTGAAATCAAACAGTTGACTAAAGATATCACAGATGCAACTAAATTTCCCAATGTTGTAGCAATTACTCTTGTTCATAAATCGGAGAAGAAACCAACTGACAACATTAACAAATCCAATGAAATACATGCAGGACTTACAATTCAAACAG caaatttaAACTTGGCATTCTGGTCTATGTCATGGTCTTTGTATACGTTGATGTCTTGCCCCATCCACGAACGTTATGTGAGAAAAGCGATTGGTTTTCCTATGGACGTTGCTGGAATGATGAAAAAATGGCTACCAAGTATTGACACG gttaaaaaaacaaagtcaatCATGCAAGAGTGTTATACCGCTGATACTACGGGTAATACTTTCAACGTCTTAGAAAACCTTCTGGTCGAAATGGAGCAAATTGCTGACAAAAAGTAG